The region TCAAGGGTGAACAGGGGAAGGATACATGGCATGGCACTAAAAGCCAACGAGTCACCTGACTTGGCACAGAGAAATTGAGCAATTTTCTGGTCTTGTCGCGTGTTAATTTGCCAATTAATAGCCCATCAATGGGATGGGATCAAAACTGAATGGACGAATGATTGTAGGGGGTAGTCCAATATGATCGCTGGCTCTGGCAGATGGGTGTGGGCTCTTCTGGGCCTTCTTTCGGCTGTGGCCTGCAAGGAGGTTTGTCTCTTCTCGAGATCACGATGGTCGGTCTTCCAATTTCATTCTTCCACAGCAGCCGTCGGTTTTCCGGAATGGAAGATTAAAGTTAGTTTTGGAAGCTCTGGAAACCAGTTGCGACGGCAAAAGCGTGGAGTATTTCCGCAGGGTTTCCAGTGAGGGATCACTGTACACCTTTCGGGTGGTTAAGCTGGCACCTGCCTTCACCATTGACATCGCTCTTCGGGTGCAGAAGACGAAGCGGCTGATGTACAAGCTGGACAACTTGGATGGCTGCAAGTTCCTCGAGAATCCGCTGGTGAACAAGGTACTTGGGTATGTCTACAAGCGGCTGATTGTCAACGGCCGCTTCTTCAAATGCCCCATCCAGCCGGGTGTTTACTTCCTGAAGAACGAGGGCACAGTGGAAATCCTGCCCAGCTTTCATCCCACGGGACGCTACCAGCTGACAGTGCGGCTCAAGATGCCCAACAGTCGGGGCCCGTTTGTGATGCAAATGCTCTGGATATACAACATTGTGCGCATCAAATAAAACCTGGCCACACGAGCAGTGCctatacatacgagtatgtatgaacatatgtatataagccCCGGTTTTCTCTGACCATTCTTTGCCAAGAGTGTTGTTTTCTGGCTGAATGACTTTGTTTGGGGGTCAATTAATTGCTCATTAATGACATAGTTAATAGCCGCAATGCAAATGACGATACATGCCAGTCGATTGTACGTTGTCATGGCATTTGGTTTTCGTGTTTGCCTCTGTGTCCTTGTACTTCCCTGTCTCCTTGCTGTGGTTGCTAAGGAGGAGGTATAATTAGCCAGAAGTTTCCTCAATCCATTGCTGAACCTATTAGTTTTCAGAAGCCGCTTGTCTTCAGGAAGGGAAACATGAACTTCATTATGGAGTCCCTCGAGACGTTCTGCGATCACGACTATGTGGAGTACTTTCGCAAGGTGCCCGACGCTGGGCTGCTCTACACCTTCCGCGTGGCCCGGCCGGCCGCTGCCTTCTCCATTGACATCACCGGGAAGGTGCTGAAGACCCAGAAAGTGATGTACAGGACTGAAAACATAAACGGGTGCGAATTCCTCAGGAATCCCCTAATGAGCAAAGTTTTCGGCATCGTTTACAAGCATCTGGTGGTCAATGGCACTTTCTTTGAGTGCCCCATCAAGCCGAATGTGTACTTTCTGAAGAACGAGGGTGCGATGGCGGTACTGCCCTCCTTCCATCCGCCCGGACGCTTTCAGCTCTCCATGAGGGTAAAAATGGCCGAGAGCCGCCAGCCGTTTGTCATGGAAATGCT is a window of Drosophila pseudoobscura strain MV-25-SWS-2005 chromosome 3, UCI_Dpse_MV25, whole genome shotgun sequence DNA encoding:
- the LOC6898421 gene encoding uncharacterized protein, with product SLALADGCGLFWAFFRLWPARRFVSSRDHDGRSSNFILPQQPSVFRNGRLKLVLEALETSCDGKSVEYFRRVSSEGSLYTFRVVKLAPAFTIDIALRVQKTKRLMYKLDNLDGCKFLENPLVNKVLGYVYKRLIVNGRFFKCPIQPGVYFLKNEGTVEILPSFHPTGRYQLTVRLKMPNSRGPFVMQMLWIYNIVRIK
- the LOC4804225 gene encoding uncharacterized protein, with product MNFIMESLETFCDHDYVEYFRKVPDAGLLYTFRVARPAAAFSIDITGKVLKTQKVMYRTENINGCEFLRNPLMSKVFGIVYKHLVVNGTFFECPIKPNVYFLKNEGAMAVLPSFHPPGRFQLSMRVKMAESRQPFVMEMLWKYRIVRIK